TTGCTACCTCAAAGTCAGTGCGCACAATGTGGATATTCTGGTTGTTATCCTTATGCTGAAGCAATAGTTTGTCATTCTGAAAAAATTAATAAATGTATTCCAGGTGGAACTGATCTTATATATAAGATTTCTCGAATATTAAACGTTGAAACGTCTTCAAACGATTCATTAATTAAAAAAAAAACATTTAATACTACTGTATTGATTGATGAAGAAAACTGTGTTGGATGTTCAAAATGTGCTATTTTTTGTCCAGTAGATGCAATAGTTGGTGCTCCTAACTTTATGCATACAGTTTTACAAGAATTTTGTACTGGTTGCAATATTTGTTTATCACATTGCCCAACTAATTGTATTAAAATAAAAAAAAGAGATATATGAAAAATATAATTTTAATAAAATTAAAAATGTTTTGTATAAAATTTTGGAAAAATACTGTTGTTAATTTTTTTAATATAAAAAAAAATATGATTTTAAAGGTGGTTTAAAATGTTTGATTATAAATCAAAAATCTAGTAATTATTTTCCGACATCTTTGCCGCTTCCTAAAAGATTTTTTATTTTTATTGATAGTAATATTTATAATACAAAATTACGTATTAAGATAAATGAAAAGGTATTACGTGGACAACCTTTAGTTTTTGGCGATCTTTTTAATGTTCCTATTCATTCACCTACTTCAGGCTATATAGAAGATATTTTTCTTTATTCAAGTCCTCTTAACAAGAATAAAAAAAATATTAAAATTGTGATTTTATCTGATTATTTAGATCAATGGATAAAATTAAAACCTATTAAAAATTATAAAAAATATACTTCTGAACAATTAATTAAAATTATTTATCAATCGGGTGTGGTTGGTCTTGGAGGTAGTCAGTTTTCATCTTCTAGAAAGTTGATATTAAGTATAAATAAAGTACATACTTTAGTGGTGAATGCAGTTGAAAGCGAACCGTATATAACAGCAGATAACTGTTTAATAAATAATTACATGCATGAAGTTTTAAAGGGTTGTGAAATTATATCTTGGATATCTAATATTAAAATAGTTTTAATTGCTATTCAAGAAGATAAATCTGAAGCAATCGCAAAAATTCATAACTTAATCAAAAATAAATCATTATTTAAAATTTGTATTCTTAAAACAAAATATCCTGGAGGTAGTAGTAAAGTACTTATCAAATCTTTAATAGGAAAAGAAATTCCTTATAATAAACATTCTATAGATCTAGGGTATCTTGTTTTTAATGTTGCAACAATATATGCAATAAAAAGAGCAATTATAAATGGAGAGCCGTTAACTGAGCGTATTATTACTTTTTTAGGTGATGCAAATTTTTTATCTGGAAATTTTTGGACTAGAATTGGTACTCCGATTAAACATTTTTTAACTGATTATAAAAATAAAATGTATATTGATGCTCATGTGCGTTTTGGTGGTTTGTTTATGGGAAAAACAATTAACGATTTAAATTTTTCTATATTAAAGAGCACAAATTGTATTTCAATTCAGTTTAAAACAAAAGAAGATAAAAATCTTATTGAACAGAGTTGTATTCGATGTGGCAGTTGCTCTGATGTCTGCCCAGTAAATTTACTTCCTCAGCAACTGTATTGGTATAGTAAAAACAATGATCATGAAAAAACAAAAAAACATCATATATTAGACTGTATAGAATGCAAAGCATGTGAAAAAGTATGTCCTAGTTATATTCCTTTAGTTAAGTATTTCAAAAAAGAAAAAAATATTGTAAAAAATATTCAATTAGAAGACGTTCGTAAAAAAATATCATTTTTACGTTTTAAACGACGAGAAAAAAGATTATTGAATCGTAAAATTATGATTGATTTAAAAGATGTGAAAAGTACTAATATGATTAGTATTAAAGATAAAAAAATAAATAATATTAAAAAAAATATAAGAAAAGAAAAAGTACAAGCAGCAATAGAACGAATGAAGTTTAAAAAGTAAATTTTTTTATCAAAAAAGTATTTTAATCATATGTTAAATAAGAAAAAAAAATGAATTTTCCTTATATATACCATGTTTATAGTGTTAGAAAAATAATGTTTTTAGTTATTATTGCTTGTATTCCAGGAATTTTAGCTAAATGTTATTTTTTTGGTGTTGGTACATTAATACAAATTATCTTTTCTATAATAGTTGCTGTAGTTTTAGAAATGATTGTTTTAAAGATCCGTTTAAAAAAAATAAAAATGCATTTGTTGGATAATTCAGTAATTTTAACTTCAATTTTGTTTGGAGTGAGTGTACCTTCTTTATTACCTTGGTGGATTACTGTTTTTGGAATATTTTTTTCTGTTCTTGTTGGTAAACATTTATATGGTGGACTTGGTCAAAATATATTCAATCCAGCTATGGTTGGTTATGCAGTATTGTTAATATCTTTTCCTATTCATATGAATAATTGGAATGAAATGAGTTCGGATATATCTTATGTAAAAGACATGAAGCAATCTTTCAATGTTATTTTTTCTAATAAAAGTACACTGAATAATTCAAATATTTTTATTGATAATTTTACAGAAGCTACTCCTTTAAACAATTTTAAGATTAAATCTCATTTTCAAAATAATGATTATACAGAAGAAAAGATAGTACATCATAAGAAAATTTCTTTTCGAAAAAGTTCAATATATATTAATATAAGTTTTTTTCTAGGTGGAATATTTTTATTATTTCAAAGAATTATTTGTTGGCGTATTTCTATAGTATTTTTGTTTTTTTTAGGTTTTTTATCGAGTGTTACTTATTTTTATTCACAAGATTTGTTTATGTCGCCATTGATTCATCTTTTTTCTGGAGGGACGATGATATGTGCTTTTTTTATTTCTACAGATCCAGTTACTACTGCTTGTACTAATTTGGGCAAAATAATATTTAGTGTTATTATGAGTTTTTTAGTTTGGATTATTCGTAATTATAGCGAATATCCAGATGGAATCGCTTTTGCAGTATTATTATCAAATATGTTAGTACCATTAATTGATCATTATATAAAAACATCTGGATACGGTCATAATAATACATGAAAACAAGAAAAAAAATATTAAAAAATGCTTTCTTGATTAGTCTATTTTCTACGGTATGTGTAGCTGGCACAGTATTAATAAATAGTATAACAAAAAATAAAATAATTTACCAAAAAGAACAAGAAAAAAAAATTTTGTTACAACAAGTTATTCCTAAACAAATATGTCAGAGATTTACAAAAAAATTATACAAAATAAAAAACAAATTTTTAGGAAATAATAAAACACACAATTTATGGTTATTATTTAGTATTAAAAATAATAAACCAGAAGCAGCAATTGTTGAAACGACTGCTCCTGATGGTTACTCTGGTTCTATTAATATGTTGGTTGCTGCATATTTTGATGGAAAAATTATTGGTGTAAGAGTCATCTCGCATAAAGAAACTCCAGGAATTGGAGATAAAATTGAATTATCTGTGTCGAATTGGATTAAAATTTTTACTAATATGCGTGTATCTTCTATAGCAGATAAGAATTTTTTATTAAAGAAATATGGAGGAAAAATTGATCAATTTACAGGTGCTACAATAACGCCGCAATCTGTTACTAATTCTGTTAAAAGAACAGTAGTTTTTATTAAAACTATACCATCTATTTTTCATTTTTTTAATGAACACGTTTATGACAATTAAAAATTTTTTAAATAATAGACTATGGAAAAATAATTCTTCTTTAGTTCAATTATTAGGATTATGTCCGGTTTTGGCAATGACAACGAATGCTACTAATGCTATCGGTTTAGGAATTACAACTACTTTAGTGTTAACACTTACTAATACAGTTATTTCTATTTTTAAAAAAAATATACCTAAAGATATAAGAATTCCTATTTATATGATGATAGTTTCTTCTATTGTTACATCTATAGAAATGTTGATTCATGCTTATGCATTTGATTTATATCAGGCACTAGGTGTTTTCATTCCATTAATAGTAACTAATTGTATTATTATAGGTAGAGCTGATTGCATTGCATATAAAAATTCTATATTAGTATCTTTTTTAGATGGATTTTTAATTGGTTTAGGTTCAACGCTTTCTATGTTTTTAATCGGTTCTATAAGAGAAATATTAGGTAATGGAACATTATTTTTTGGTTTTAATAAAATAATTTATTGTATAGATAGTTCTTTTTTTATCAAAATTTTTGATAAAAATTTTACAACGTTTTTAGCTATTGCTCCTCCAGGTGGTTTTTTTATATTAGGATGTGTAATTGCTATTAAAAATTTTATAGATTTAAAAAATAAAAAAAGTACTATTTTAACTCATGTAAAATGTTCTTGCATAAATAAAATAAAAAAATAATTGAATTATGAACAAAGAAAAACGTTACAAAATTTTATCATTGTTTCACACTCATAATTCAAATCCGCAAATAGAATTAATTTTTTCTTCTGATTTTGAATTATTATTATCTGTAATTCTTTCGTCCAAGTCTACTGATGCGATTGTTAATAAAACTACTAAAAAATTATTTAAAATAGCAAACACTCCTGAACGTATTTTATGTTTAGGTTTAGCGAATCTTAAAAGTTATATTAAAAACATTGGATTGTATAATATTAAAGCATTAAATATTATTCGGACTTCTTTTTTAATTTTATATAAATACAATGGAAAAATTCCAAACAATCGAATCGAATTAGAGTCTTTACCAGGTGTAGGAAGAAAAACAGCTAACATTATTTTAAATGTATTATTTAATAAAAATACTATTGCTGTAGATACTCATGTATTTAGAGTTGCAAATCGCACTAATTTTGCTACAGGTAAAAATGTAAAAGAAGTGGAAAATAAATTAATGAAAGTAGTTCCTAATTTTTTTAAATTTAAAATTCATTCTTGGTTTGTATTACATGGTCGCTATGTTTGTACTGCACGTAAAGTAAAATGTAATATATGTTTAATAGCTCAGCTATGTGAATTTAATAAAAAAAATTTTTTATAGGTATATAAGTGATTATTGTAGAAGTAGTTTTACCGTTTTCTATTCGACAACGTTTTAAATATTTCATGTCTGATATAATGTATCCTATTATTGGTGGAAGAATAGTCGTTCCTTTTCGATCTAAAGATATTGTAGGTATTGTTGTTTCATTTTATGAGATAGAAGATATAAGACAATTAAATTTTAAATTTGTTAAATCATTAATTGATACTCAATCTTTGTATACTAATATTTTATTAGATATTATTTTTTGGATAAATAGGAATTATCAATGTTTTATTGGAAATTTATTTTTTTCTATTTTGCCAAGATTATTGCGTAATAAATATTTACCAAAAGATACATATATTTATGAGTGGATTATAACTAAAAAAGGTCAAGAAACAGATTGTAAGAGTGTTTTAAAAAAAACAAAAAAACTCAGCACTTTAATTTTTTTAAAACAGAAAAATATTTTAAGCTCTGAATTAAAAAGATACAACATATGTAAAAATATTTTAAAAAATTTAGAAATAGAGGGGCTATGTAGAAAAAGTCTTTATTTTAAACCTTTATTAAAACATACATATATTTGTAAAAGTAAAAAAAAATTTTTTTTAAATAAAAAAATTTTAGATTGTATTAATAATATTATGATAAAAAAACAATTTTCATCTTGGTTGTTAACTAAAATTAGCCTATACGAAAAAGTGAAATTTTATTTAGGATTAATTGATTTTGTATTAAATAATAATATGCAAATTTTAATTATAGTTCCTTATTTTAAGGATATAAAAATAATTTTTGTATTTTTAAATAAATTTTTTAATATTACTATTGATAGCATGCATTCAAAATTAACTAATATGCAATATTTAAATAATTGGATGCGAATAAAAAAAGGTGAAAATTCTATTGTCATAGGTACTAAAAAAAGTATATTTTTACCTTTTTTGAAGTTAGGATTGATCATTATTCTTGAAGAGCATGATTTAAATTATAAAAAAACAGATCACTGTAGATACAACGTGAGAGATATAGGAATACTAAGAGCATATAAGGAAAATATACCTGTTGTTTTAGATTCAGATACTCCTTCATTAAAAACATTACATAATATTTTTTTAAAAAAATGTTTTTATATAGAAATTAAGAAACGTAATAATATTAGGCATTTTAATGATGATATTATTGATTTAAAAAAAGAAAAAATAAAATTTAGTTTATCTAGTTCATTAATTCATGAAGTGAATAATAATTTTAAAAAAAAGCAGGTATTATTTATTTTAAATAATTTTAGTTTATCTTTTTTAGTATTAATTTGTAATTGTTGTAAATTTGTATTGACATGTGTTAATTGTAATAATTATTTTGAAGTTAACCAATATCATAATATTTTGTTTTGTAGATTTTGTTTAATTAAAATAAAACAACCATTATTTTGTTATCATTGTAAATCTTTATCTTTAATAATAAAAAATATAGGAATAGAGAACGTTAAAAACAAAATACAAGAAATTTTTCCTAAAAAACCATTGTTTTTTTTATTAAATAAAAAAAAAATTAATAAAAATGTAATTGATAAAAAATCTTTTGAATTTTTTAGTTCTAACCCATATATTATTTTTTCAACAGAAGATATTGTTCATAATTATTATTTTCCTTATGTTAAACTAATTAGTTTAACGTGTATTGATAATTATTTTTTTTCTTTTCAGTTTCGTGCTATAGAATATTTTGCTCAATTTTATATGAATTTAAGAAAATTATCTAAAAAGAATACAAAATCATTGAAGATATTGATACAAACATCATTTTCTAATGATTTAAATTTAAAAGAATTATATAATAATGGATATTTTTCTTTTGCTAATAAAATTTTATCAATTAGAAAAAAATTTTTATTACCTCCTTGGAGTGTTCAAAGTATAATTTATTCTGAAAGTATCGATCCTAAAAGAAATATGATTTTTTTGAATTTGATGTTCAGCATTTTAAAAAAAAAATCTAAAAAATATAATTGTTTTTTATGGTATGTAGGTCCTCATCCTTCTTGTTTTTTAAAAAATAAAAAACATGTTCATCAATTATTAATTCAATGTTCTTCACATATATATCTTAATAATTTATTAAATGAGTGCATTGATTTAATTAATTATTTTTCTATTGCTAAAAAAGTGAAATGGTTTATAGATATAGAGCCAATTTAAAAAAATTATATAGAATATATTATAAAAAATAATTCTATCTTTTCTGCATTGAAGTTCTTATAAAATTATCATAAAATACTTTAAAAATAAAATATAAAAAATAACACTACAAGAAAAACATTTTTTTTTAAATTAAAAAAAAAAATAAATATTAAAAATGAGGTTTTTAATGAGTAAATTTAATTTAATTAACGAATTACGAAATCGAGGTTTAATATCTCATGTTACAAATGAAGACAACTTAAATAAACTCATTAAAAATCATTCTATTGCCGTTTATTGCGGTTTTGATCCTACAGAAGAAAGTTTACATATCGGTCATCTTTTACCTTTAATTACTTTGAAAAGATTTCAGATGGCAGGTCATAAACCTATAGTATTAATAGGAGGAGCTACAAGTTTAATTGGAGATCCAAGTTTTAAAATAAAAGAAAGAGTATTTCATGATATTAATAATATTAATATATGGACAGATAAAATTAGTAATCAAATTTCCTATTTTTTAAATATTAAAGATCAAGAACATCCTGTTTTATTATTAAATAATAACACTTGGTTTTATAATATGAATATCTTATCGTTTTTACGCGATATAGGAAAATATTTTTCAATTAATGCTATGATAAATCGATCAGCAGTTAAACAGCGTATTAAGAGACCTGATCAAGGAATTTCATTTACAGAATTTTCTTATAATTTATTGCAAGCATATGATTTTTTTATTTTAAACAAAAATCACCAAGTACAATTGCAAATTGGGGGCTCTGATCAGTGGGGTAATATTTCTTCAGGAATGAATTTAATACATCGAAAATTAAAGAAAGAAGTATATGGTTTAACAGTACCTCTTCTTATCCAGTCTAATGGAATTAAATTTGGAAAAACAGAATCAGGTACTGTTTGGTTAGATGCGGATAAAACTAGTCCATATAAATTTTATCAATTTTGGATAAATATAGATGATTCTAATGTTTATAATTTTTTAAGAATGTTTACTTTTATTAGTTTAGCAGAAATAGAAAAAAGAGAAAAACAAAAAAATATTAATAATCAAATTATACATGATAAATCCTTTCTTGCTAAAAATATTACTCGTTTTGTACATGGAGAAGAAAAATTATTAGCAGTAGAAAGAATTACAGAATTTCTTTTTTTAAAAAATATTAATCATATTCAAGAATCTGATTTACAACAACTAAAACAAGATGGCATACCATCAATTCATATAGATCATATGCATGATTTACAAGAAGCACTAGTTTTATCTGCATTATCTAAATCTAAAACGCAGGCAAAATATATGATAACTTCTAATGCTATATCTATTAACACTAAAAAAATTAATAAAAATCATATATTTAATAACAATGATAAATTATTTGGAAAATTTACTTTATTATCTAGAGGGAAAAAAAAACACTGTCTGCTTTGTTGGTAGTCTAGTTGTTAATAGAAAAACTTTCACCACAACCACAAAATGTTTCTAATTTAGCGTTATAAAATTTGAATATTTTATTAATATTGTTTTCTATAAAATCTATTTTCAATCCTTCTAAAAATGATATTTCTTTAGAAGAAATATATATAAGAATACTTTTATAAAAGAATATTATTTCTTTTATATCGTTGTTTTTATTTAGATCTGAATGTTTAATTAATTTCATAGTGTATCGAAATCCTGCACATCCTGACTTTTTTATACCTAATTTTATGCCTTTGTTATTAGGATCTTTATTAATTAAAAACAAAATTTGTTTGACAGCGCTGTCAGTTATTGAAATTTTTTTCCATACATTTTTATTTGAAAAACAAGTATCGATATCAATTTTGTTCATGCCATTCTCTCTTTGAAAATATATGTATCATCATAAAAAATATTTGTTACATATTAAAGAATATTCTTTTTATTAATTATTTTTATAAATTTTAATGCTATAATTATTTCATATTTTAAAGAAATAAAAAATTTTTTTATAAAAATATTGAGGTAAAACAATTATATGCAAAATCCAAAAGAAAAAATGGATTTATCGCAGTCTATTTTATCACTGATATTTATTATTTCTATGGGTGTGATAAGTTTTTTAGTAATACATCCATTTATATTAGGATTTTCTTGGGCTAGTATGATTGTAATTGCGACTTGGCCTTTAATGTTAAAAATACAAAAATTTTTAGGTGGTAAACGTTGTTTTGCAGTGGCAATAATGATTATTATTTTGCTTCTTTTATTTATTATTCCAGTATTTTTTTTAGTTAATAGTTTAATTTCAACAAGTATTCCTCTTATTCATTGGTTTAGTTCAAATAATTTAGAATTTCCAGAATTAGTTTGGCTTCAAGATATTCCTCTTATTGGTAAAAAAATGTTTATAAGTTATCAAGATTTATTATCTGGTGATGGAGGCGAATTAATTCGTGAAGTGCGACCTTATATGGGACGTACAACTGAATTTATTATCCTTCAAGCTAAGAATTGTGGTCTTTTTGTTGTACATTTAATGTTAATGCTCTTATTTAGTATATTGTTGTACTGGAATGGTGAAAAAATCAGTAAATCCATTCGTCATTTTGCATGTCGTCTTAGTAAAAAAAATGGAGATCCAATTATTTTTTTAGCTGTTCAAGCTGTAAGAGCTGTCGCTTTAGGTGTAGCAGTCACTGCTCTAATTCAAGCTATATTGTCTGGTATAGGATTATTAATTTCTGGTGTTCCTTACTGGGGATTGTTAATGATAATAATTGTTTTTTCTTGTTTAGTGCAATTAGGACCACTACCTATTTTAATACCTTCTATTATATGGCTTTATTGGAATAATGATACTACTTGGGGGACAATATTATTAATTTGGAGTTGTCTTGTATTCGTACTAGATCATATACTTAGACCATTTTTTATACGAATGGGAGCAGATTTACCGATTTTATTAATTTTATCTGGAGTGATTGGTGGTTTATTAGCTTTTGGAATAATTGGTTTATTTATTGGTCCGGTTGTATTAGTAATATTTTATCGTTTAATAATATCATGGATGTACGGTACTTCTATTGCATCTATTTTAGAAAATACATCATTAAAATAAAT
The nucleotide sequence above comes from Buchnera aphidicola (Brachycaudus tragopogonis). Encoded proteins:
- the rsxB gene encoding electron transport complex subunit RsxB, with the translated sequence MFTILIFSILSFFLGIILGFTSYKFQSKKDPVVEIINELLPQSQCAQCGYSGCYPYAEAIVCHSEKINKCIPGGTDLIYKISRILNVETSSNDSLIKKKTFNTTVLIDEENCVGCSKCAIFCPVDAIVGAPNFMHTVLQEFCTGCNICLSHCPTNCIKIKKRDI
- a CDS encoding RnfABCDGE type electron transport complex subunit D — encoded protein: MNFPYIYHVYSVRKIMFLVIIACIPGILAKCYFFGVGTLIQIIFSIIVAVVLEMIVLKIRLKKIKMHLLDNSVILTSILFGVSVPSLLPWWITVFGIFFSVLVGKHLYGGLGQNIFNPAMVGYAVLLISFPIHMNNWNEMSSDISYVKDMKQSFNVIFSNKSTLNNSNIFIDNFTEATPLNNFKIKSHFQNNDYTEEKIVHHKKISFRKSSIYINISFFLGGIFLLFQRIICWRISIVFLFFLGFLSSVTYFYSQDLFMSPLIHLFSGGTMICAFFISTDPVTTACTNLGKIIFSVIMSFLVWIIRNYSEYPDGIAFAVLLSNMLVPLIDHYIKTSGYGHNNT
- the rsxG gene encoding electron transport complex subunit RsxG, yielding MKTRKKILKNAFLISLFSTVCVAGTVLINSITKNKIIYQKEQEKKILLQQVIPKQICQRFTKKLYKIKNKFLGNNKTHNLWLLFSIKNNKPEAAIVETTAPDGYSGSINMLVAAYFDGKIIGVRVISHKETPGIGDKIELSVSNWIKIFTNMRVSSIADKNFLLKKYGGKIDQFTGATITPQSVTNSVKRTVVFIKTIPSIFHFFNEHVYDN
- a CDS encoding electron transport complex subunit E; protein product: MTIKNFLNNRLWKNNSSLVQLLGLCPVLAMTTNATNAIGLGITTTLVLTLTNTVISIFKKNIPKDIRIPIYMMIVSSIVTSIEMLIHAYAFDLYQALGVFIPLIVTNCIIIGRADCIAYKNSILVSFLDGFLIGLGSTLSMFLIGSIREILGNGTLFFGFNKIIYCIDSSFFIKIFDKNFTTFLAIAPPGGFFILGCVIAIKNFIDLKNKKSTILTHVKCSCINKIKK
- the nth gene encoding endonuclease III, with product MNKEKRYKILSLFHTHNSNPQIELIFSSDFELLLSVILSSKSTDAIVNKTTKKLFKIANTPERILCLGLANLKSYIKNIGLYNIKALNIIRTSFLILYKYNGKIPNNRIELESLPGVGRKTANIILNVLFNKNTIAVDTHVFRVANRTNFATGKNVKEVENKLMKVVPNFFKFKIHSWFVLHGRYVCTARKVKCNICLIAQLCEFNKKNFL
- the priA gene encoding primosomal protein N'; this encodes MIIVEVVLPFSIRQRFKYFMSDIMYPIIGGRIVVPFRSKDIVGIVVSFYEIEDIRQLNFKFVKSLIDTQSLYTNILLDIIFWINRNYQCFIGNLFFSILPRLLRNKYLPKDTYIYEWIITKKGQETDCKSVLKKTKKLSTLIFLKQKNILSSELKRYNICKNILKNLEIEGLCRKSLYFKPLLKHTYICKSKKKFFLNKKILDCINNIMIKKQFSSWLLTKISLYEKVKFYLGLIDFVLNNNMQILIIVPYFKDIKIIFVFLNKFFNITIDSMHSKLTNMQYLNNWMRIKKGENSIVIGTKKSIFLPFLKLGLIIILEEHDLNYKKTDHCRYNVRDIGILRAYKENIPVVLDSDTPSLKTLHNIFLKKCFYIEIKKRNNIRHFNDDIIDLKKEKIKFSLSSSLIHEVNNNFKKKQVLFILNNFSLSFLVLICNCCKFVLTCVNCNNYFEVNQYHNILFCRFCLIKIKQPLFCYHCKSLSLIIKNIGIENVKNKIQEIFPKKPLFFLLNKKKINKNVIDKKSFEFFSSNPYIIFSTEDIVHNYYFPYVKLISLTCIDNYFFSFQFRAIEYFAQFYMNLRKLSKKNTKSLKILIQTSFSNDLNLKELYNNGYFSFANKILSIRKKFLLPPWSVQSIIYSESIDPKRNMIFLNLMFSILKKKSKKYNCFLWYVGPHPSCFLKNKKHVHQLLIQCSSHIYLNNLLNECIDLINYFSIAKKVKWFIDIEPI
- the tyrS gene encoding tyrosine--tRNA ligase encodes the protein MSKFNLINELRNRGLISHVTNEDNLNKLIKNHSIAVYCGFDPTEESLHIGHLLPLITLKRFQMAGHKPIVLIGGATSLIGDPSFKIKERVFHDINNINIWTDKISNQISYFLNIKDQEHPVLLLNNNTWFYNMNILSFLRDIGKYFSINAMINRSAVKQRIKRPDQGISFTEFSYNLLQAYDFFILNKNHQVQLQIGGSDQWGNISSGMNLIHRKLKKEVYGLTVPLLIQSNGIKFGKTESGTVWLDADKTSPYKFYQFWINIDDSNVYNFLRMFTFISLAEIEKREKQKNINNQIIHDKSFLAKNITRFVHGEEKLLAVERITEFLFLKNINHIQESDLQQLKQDGIPSIHIDHMHDLQEALVLSALSKSKTQAKYMITSNAISINTKKINKNHIFNNNDKLFGKFTLLSRGKKKHCLLCW
- a CDS encoding iron-sulfur cluster assembly accessory protein gives rise to the protein MNKIDIDTCFSNKNVWKKISITDSAVKQILFLINKDPNNKGIKLGIKKSGCAGFRYTMKLIKHSDLNKNNDIKEIIFFYKSILIYISSKEISFLEGLKIDFIENNINKIFKFYNAKLETFCGCGESFSINN
- the ydiK gene encoding AI-2E family transporter YdiK, which gives rise to MQNPKEKMDLSQSILSLIFIISMGVISFLVIHPFILGFSWASMIVIATWPLMLKIQKFLGGKRCFAVAIMIIILLLLFIIPVFFLVNSLISTSIPLIHWFSSNNLEFPELVWLQDIPLIGKKMFISYQDLLSGDGGELIREVRPYMGRTTEFIILQAKNCGLFVVHLMLMLLFSILLYWNGEKISKSIRHFACRLSKKNGDPIIFLAVQAVRAVALGVAVTALIQAILSGIGLLISGVPYWGLLMIIIVFSCLVQLGPLPILIPSIIWLYWNNDTTWGTILLIWSCLVFVLDHILRPFFIRMGADLPILLILSGVIGGLLAFGIIGLFIGPVVLVIFYRLIISWMYGTSIASILENTSLK